In Anopheles bellator chromosome 2, idAnoBellAS_SP24_06.2, whole genome shotgun sequence, the genomic stretch GGCGCTGTTCGATCGAAGGTGTCAATCGTGAAGGAGTGCGATCCTGTTGGTCGCCCGTAGACGTGCGCTAATTTTCACCGCAAACAAGCAGCGCCGATCAGCATCATGTGATGGAGGCTGTGATCGTCCGCtcgctgctggggctgctgacTGAAAGTGATGAGTGGTCCCACGAAGCTTATCTACGATCGGTCTTACTACACCGAAAGAGCGAACGCGCACACAAacggtccgcgtccgcgtaCAAACGATCGAATActatcgcgcgcgcgctcgttgGATTAACGAGCGTCGAATGTAGACGACTGCGGCGCCCGCCGTCGGAGGAGATTTGGCGCGGTCGGAAGGTCACTCGAATGGAGGCAGCGGAAGGCCATCGAAAGCCCCTTCGGGTGTCGCGAAGTGCACTGTTGTTCCGGTTGTTCGAGGCGATGGCCCACCATCGTGTGAGTGCGTGGTGAGAGAGCCTCATCTGAAGTATTCTTGAACAACGCCACGCTACCGGGGACAGGTGTTGATTGGAGGAGCAAATGTTTACCTACCAACGCACAGAACACAGATGGAGATCTTATCAGTTGCTTCAAGTGGAACAGTAAAATGTGCCTTAAGGAGTCGAAACACGTGTAATGTTTatgaaacaaacacattttACACTAATTGTAACCGCTTGACACCAAATGGGTGATGTCATACGGCGAtacggtggccattgtttcagAACGGATCTTAATCTTTTGGTGTCTGAGATTTGGCTTTTCAAGCTGGTCTTTTGtagaattattttatttcatttagcTGTTTATTGGTATCTAACTGTTCAAAATCCTTACATTCGATAGCACATTTCCGCTCAGCATTTAAATCGGCAAAAGTCATACTCAAACCTTTGTtcttatgttttaaaatgccTCATACAACGCATCCCCCAAAGCCTTCTTTATTAGCGCAAATAATTACCATCAAATCATGCGACGTTAATCGATTGTATTCGTCAAAAACCCCTAAAATCGGGCCACAGCTCGTGCTGCTCcgttgcctacatttaggggTTTGTTACACGGTTTGGCGAACTTCGGGATCTCGGGTTTTAGGCAACGTATTAAAACGGCATtaatattcaattttattgctcAGTTTGTATCGTAGCAAAATAAAGTAACTAAcagattgttttgtttgcattctaTACCATCGTTTATTGAACTGAATGGCCTCTAAGCGAATATGATTCGCGGatccgatcgttcgatcggtgcGTGCTACAGTAACAACGGCTCAGCTTCACTCGACTTCTTCCTCCTCGAGGAGGGCCTTGAACGAGAACGGTTGAAAGGCGTATCCCAATCCTTCGTAGAACTTGCTCATGAACTCGACCCTGCGGAGTGGAACGGAGTTAGATAAATGGCGGTTCAACGGAATCACACGACTCCCGTACGCACCAGTGCAAACGAAGGGTGTGCAGGAAAGCGGACAACCCTTCCATACCGACCAGGATGCCGATGGTCAGCACCGACCACGGCCAAAAGACGAGCCAAATCAGTATCGCTCCGACGTAGGAATCGTTTGACAGGCCGATTGTGAACACCATGTTGTACAGTACCTCCGACAGTTCTGGAATGAGCGATTGAAGTGTCTTAATCTGGCCAGTTCCCGAAGGATATCGCGGTACTTACGTGCGTGAGCCAACGACAGTGCCCACAGCCGAAGGTACGAAGCGGTGTGCGAGATCGTACTGAGGATGTACTCGATCGTGTGGATTGCCTGATGGATAAAAATTTCACTCATCGGTTCATCGTCGTGgtggttcgacgacgacgcctgctgctgctggtgattgGCTTCGGCCACGTGATTCACAGCGCTCTTCCTTTTGCGCTGGACCATGATGAAGAACGGTTTGGCGAGCAGTAGCCACGGAATGCAGATTACGCCCAACACGATCAAGATCACCTGTAGCGTGTCCTGGCCGTCGAACATATACTCTTTGCACGTTTCCAGCGGTTCCTGGCTCTTGAACAGCATCATGTTAATGAACATGATCAGCACGGATGGAGCGCAACCGGGCTTCAGGTGATCCTCGTCCGTGACGGCCGTATACATGATCCACTTGAAAAACATCATAAAGCACATGTAGGCgaacagcaccaccaggaaCAAGATTTGCGGGATAAACTCCAACAGAATGTTTTCGCGCCGCCGGAACTTGTTGTGGTTGACCAGGCTCATGCAAACACCGAAGATCATGTGCACCACGCCGAAGATGATGGACAGTTTCATCTTGAACGAGTTCAGGAAGATGATCTTGTTGGTGGCCAGCATCCACAGCGGATCCAACCCGTACCAGTAAACCGTTTCCGAGTAATCATCCGTGGGGTTGAGCTGCAACTCCTTGTTCTCCATGACGGTGGACGTGTTGTAGTTGATGCTCCAGCTCGAACCGAAAATGTTCATGCCCTTCGAAAACAGATCGTTGTACACGAAGCCGGTGTACATGGAGAAGATGCCCATCAGCAGGATGATGTAGCGTCCGCCAAAGAACAGCTGCCAGATTTCCTCCTTGTTCTTGTCGAGCGTTTTCTCCCACAGCACCATCCACATGCCGAGCATGAAAAGGATCAGCCCGTGTCCGAGATCGCCAAACATGATGGCGAACAGGAACGGGAAAGTGATGATCGTGTACAGGGCCGGGTTGGCTTCGCGGTACGTGGCGATTCCGTACGACTCGATCAGGTTCTGGAAACCGCGCGTAAACTTGTTCGTCTTGTTGTACGTCGGTGGATCCTCGTTTGTTTCGATGATGTTCAGAAACGACGGCACAGTACTGCCCACCGAGGACGACCCGGCCACCAGGGCGGCCTTCACGTCTTGCAGCGAGTCCGTCGGTACCCAGGCCTCCCCGAACAGACACTTCTTCGACATGTCCACGTTAAACATGTTCAATGTGTGGTAGATTGCCTTTACTTTCTTGACGATGATCTCCCAGGTGGGCACCTCCTTGGCCACGTTCAGCAGCACGCGCTGTCGCTGGTCCTGTGTCTGTCCCAGCACCATCTTGAGGTCCTCGATGCGTGTGCGAACGCCACGCAGCATCTCCTCGCGTTCGCTCGACTCACTCGGGCACGGGTACAGAGCGGCATGATAGCTGCAAGAGAAACGGCACGATCAGTCCCATCAGGCGGTTTGTGGCACCCAGAGAGTTTCATCCTTACCCGGTGCAAACCTTCTTCACACGGCTCTTCAGCTGCTCACCTTGGAAGAACGCAACGAACACAATCTTATTGACGGTTTCACCCTGAATGAGGCAAGCAGATAAGAAGCAATTAACATCCGTCCtggataaaaataaacgcgCCTGGAAATATCTCAACTTAGGATGAGCAAACTTGCCACAGAGCTGCACAAATGCAGTCGGTTATCAACGCGGTGCATTAAATGAGGTAACGTATTAAAAAACGAGGTTTCCGCTTATCAAACGATTCCTCGGTTCGCGTTGCATTACTTGTTCTATccgaaattaaaatgcaatttccTGTGTAAGCTTCCGATAGGTGTCTAACTCAACGTCAGTGCACCTCGTGACTCTGTCGcccggcacgacgacgacaccatGTGACCAGCGCGATGTGATTGAAAGTGAGCCATTGCGCCCGTGGGAAGATAAAACACAATGCGACCCCTTGAGCGGCCTATAACCGAACGGCCCAACGAACGGCGGGCGCCATGCCCTCAGACTTACCGATTTCGGATCAACCAGCGCCTCTTCGAGCACGGCCTGACGAAGGAAAATGTTACCACGTGACACGCGCCACAGCATACGCTCGAAGCCGATGATGCGTTCGCGCGAAATAACGCCCGCCACGAAACCGAGCGGTTTGCCGTCGTTGGCTGCCTCACCACCGGTTGCCTCCAGGTTCTGCACATTCGACCGGTCCGAGAAGAACACCTGCGTTTTCTCCAGCACGTGCTTCAGCTCGGTCAGCTCCATAAAGTTTTGCAGCAGCGCACTGTTGTTCTCGGACAATTCCACGATTTCGTTCTCCGTCTTCTCGAGCTGCGCCTCAAGGTCGATGATTTCGCGCGAGTTCGGCGTTCGCGGAATGTCTTCTGGCATGTCCGGTATGGTGACCGAGTCCTTCGTGATCTCCCGCCGAATGTAGCCGATCTTGCGGTCCATCTCCTCGCACCGACGAATCTCGGTGGTGTACTTCCGCTGGAACATGTTGATATCGGCGTTCAGCTGCAAGAAGGTGAGGGGAACGGGTTACGGATCGTTGTCGTACAGCCAGCCCACTCGGCCCGATCGCGGGTCTACTGACATCACGGAACTGGGCAATGCCCAACTCGCCCATCTCGGCCACTGATTGATAAGCAGCCTCCGGTTGGATGAGCAGCTGCACCATGCTCATCTCTTCGCTCCGAAACATCGCACCCATGGCTGGCGGTTGTTGGCCAGAACCAGACAAAActaagcacacacacagagcacacacagagcacagCAGTGGACACCTGGTAGGTCCGCTTCACAGATTCGACTGGTTCGTTCCACGGCCGAACAACTTCTGATGCACCGGCCATCCGATTGTTGAACGAATTGCTGTGCCAACGATATCATTCTCACCGGTGTCGGAGACATccaccgccgagccgagataAGAAAACGACGTCACGTGAGGTGGGCGGTACTCGTGGAGACACTGGAAGCTCATTAAACGATAGTTTTCGTCTTGTCGGGCTCTGCTCGGCAGCAATGGGGTTCGACTCGGAGGAACTTCCAAAGGTGCGCTTATCACAAGCCACAatcatttgaaatttttggTCAAAACTATAAAAGCTAATTGAGTCGAATTGTTCAACTCCATAAATCTTCGATGGTTGTTTCATTGCGCTCTAATCCGCAGCCGCTTGAGTGGAGCTTAGTTGCCGCTTCGTATTGCCGTTTACCGGGCCCTTTCGGAGCAGTTGTACACACGGCTGAATAGGCCAAGATAACGCGAGCGCGATAACGAATATCCCGCACGGCCGGTGGGGTTGCGTGATTCGTCACGGTGCACAAAGGTGTTGTGATTATTGGGAACATACTTTTATCAATTACtaccaaccagccagccagcccgcgcACAGAAGCTCTCGTTGGCAATGATTaaacaaaagacaaaaaaCATGACCACACGAAGCCACGCCACTCGATAATCGTTCAAAATTCTTCACGCTGTCGCAAACGTCTTGTCCGGCATGGCCCAAGTGCTGGCGTCCGACTACTTGTCGGACATGATTGTAAAGATTGACGGTACACCAATACTGGGAAGGGACATGGAAGGATCGAAATGAAGGTTGCGTAAGTTTGGCGCCGCGAGTGGTTCAGCGTTTCCCGAACTTCCTGAATTGGCTACTTAGGAACTCTTCTAATAATTTAGGTCACCAACAAGCTTAAAGCTGCCATTGGGAAAATCAGTAAACACCCCAATGGTGGAATGGTGAGATTTTATTCACTGCTGGCTCGTGCGCTTCGCGAGCTCGCTCGGCCGAAACACACCGCGCTCGGTGACGATACCCGTTATCAACTCTGCTGGCGTCACGTCGAACGCCGGATTCCAGCAGCCGATTCCGGGCGCCGCAATCCGCTGGCCCGCGATGTGAGTTAGTTCGTTCTCCGGGCGCTCCTCGATTGTGATGCGCGATCCATCATCGATGgcaaaatcgatcgatgtgaACGGTGCGGCCACATAGAACGGTACCTGGTGGTgcttcgccaccaccgctatCTGATAGGTGCCGATCTTGTTCGCCGTGTCACCGTTCGCCGCAACACGATCCGCTCCGACGATGACGGCATCGATCTTCCTGGTGTGCAGCAGTGCCGCTACCATGCTGTCGGTTACCAAGGTCGCCGGCAGCTGATCGTGCACCAGCTCGTACGCCGTTAGGCGGGCACCCTGATTGTACGGGCGTGTTTCGGTGCAATACACGTGCTCTAGTGTTCGGAAAAGCCGTGGTTAGCGCGGGCTTCAGATCAGATCGAGTTCACCTACCCAAGAGACCCCTTTCGCGCACGCTCCTGATGACGCCCAGTGCGGTGCCGTACCTTAAACGATAAGAGTTTCGTTAGCCGATGCAGACGATCAATCGACTGCAGATCGCTTCTCACCCTGCGGTGGCCAATGAACCGGTGTTGCAGTGGGTTAACAACTTCAGTGGGCGATCGATACCTTTCAGCAACACGGCGGCACCATTATCGCCGATGGCACGATTGTCTTCGATATCTTTCTCCAGCATCAGCTCCACGGTTTCAATGATTCTGGTACGGTTCAAGAAAAGGATACGATGACACCATTTGTAGTAGGAATTTAAGCTTCATACCGTCGTTTCATGGTTTCCACTGGCACAGTTTCATCGCTGAGCAAACTGTCCGCCAACGTGTGCAAGTCATCCGAGGCCAGCTTCAGGTTGACGGCGGTTGGTCGCGAGGTGACGAGATACTGCAGCTGCTCGCACAGTTCCTTCCGCAAATCCGCCTTCGAGTCGTACTGTTTACCATAGATTTCCACCACGAGCGATAAACAGCCAACGATCGCTATGGCCGGCGCACCCCTTACCTAAGCCAGTGTTCGGGATCATGTGCCGGTTGTTATTGGTTCGTCACCCAGTTACCTGCATGCGATGGATCGCACTCCAGCCATCCTTTACACCCGACACCGGAATGTACTTCGATTCGCCGGGAAGCAAAAGCTGGTCCAGAATTTGCAGCTGGCCACCCTTGTATTTGATCGCTTCGAGCGTCATTTTCTAACAACGTTTCACGCGCTAGCAAAGCAAACTAAATGATAAGCACGGGTGCCGGCTTATCAATATTTACGCGCCAGCCCATTTGACGGCCCATCTGACAGTCGGCGTaacagcgcgcgcgctggtCGGTGTCTTACCACGAATCGGTGTAATTGCCGTCGATGGGTTTTTGTCTCCGCTAACGCTAACGGCGCACGTGTTTCCGTTGAGAACAAATGTGCATAACGCATTACCCTGAATTCATGGACTTTAATAAACAACCAACCTATTCTGATTGATGAAGGGCTTCGTTCCATCGTTCCGTGAGGGCTTCAAGCTAAAAGGCTAATAAAAGCGCGCTCAATGAAAACAATTAGCGTAACGCTATTCGGTCGAAGTCTTCCAACAAACGAGCCTCTTTTCCCCGGGGGGACACAAATCGACGTGCACGATCGCATGAATCGCACCCACAACGTGCGCGGCGCGTGATTCATTCGCGACAACAGCGCACCACTACACACCCGATCCGGGTTGTGATCGTGCGAAGCATAAACGGctatggtttgttttgaatgaGCCACAGACCCGGCCGGGGACCGGCCCACCGCAGGGCCTGGGCTTCATCAGGGATGCGCAACATGTGCGGCGACGTGGTGCCCTCCGCTCTCCGACGATCCGGCCGGGCCTCCGGGacgatgtgtgcgtgcggtgcgccCGTTCGCGCATATGCTTTCCAGACGCACCGAAACCTTCCGTCGCTCGGGACTCGGGCCCAACATACGCCAGCAATATGCGTGCGCATCCGatccgttggcggtggcgtatggcgcgcgcgcgcatgtCAATGTACGCGCATccccgcagcagcagaggaAGAGGAACAGGAAGAGGAAAgagccgtgccgagccgtGCGTGTGCGGGTCGGAATGAAGCAGGGAGCCGAGGGCACGGGGGAAAGGGACAGCAAGCAGCAAACAGCACTCGAGGCGTGTGCGGTGTAAACAATATTACAAGCGCACCGAACGATGACGGAACGGCGCACGGAAAGTGATCGAGAGTGAGAAGAAATGTGTCGCTCTGATCGCCACGCGGACGGATGCGCGAGACGTTCCACGGTTTAGATTAGATAATTCGATCAGATgcccgtcgtcatcgtcgccgctTCAGTCGCGAGTCGTGAGCCACGCAGGCGAGATGTCGCGGGTGTCGCGTTAGTCGgaattttcccgttttgcgAACGCGTAGTGATCGCGGAGAACCCGctgagtgagagtgagagcgcAGGCGCGCGCCCGATCGAACTGATCGCCTGTCAGTGCcgaatgcaaaaataaacaaacacgaaccgcggatcgatcgatctcgggCCGGGTGCATCGCTCGGGCCGAATGCCGGAAGcttcttccttccgttcgccgtgctgtctgtgtatgtgtgcgcgtgtgcATCAATGTACACTTTTGTCCGAGACTGTCCGTGGGGCGTTCTGAGAAGTGCGACCTCATCCGTTGGTTGGATAGTTGGAAGCGATCTTCCATTATGAAAACCGCGCCAGCATCCGGGGCCACCAGTCGGAAGTGCGTCCGCATCACTGCCAAACGTCCTTCGGAGCTGCTTCGCAGGAGGATGCAGCTGTAGCGATCCGAAGTGATCAagtgttccgtttgtttgtgtttaagAGGAAAACGGCGTCTCCAGCGCGACGATGGAGCCGCTTCCACTGTGTTCAGGTTCGTGAGTCGCCACGATGGCCGGTGACGATTGTATGATTAGCGCGTATCAAGTCcgatttttcaattgaattcCTTGCCGTGCGCGGTGCCCGGTTTCCAGATAATCCCAATTACTTCAACGACGACTGTGCCGCGTCCGGCGGCGTCGTCAGCGGCGCTGCCAGCTCGGCCGGACCCGAGAAGAAGCATCGGTTCTATCACTTGAAGCGCCTGGTGACCTACTCGAAGCTGAAACGGTCGGCCACCACGATTGATGGCCACTCGGGGACCGGTGGCGGATCGGAGTACGGATCGCCCTCCCGTACCTCGTCCCTGTTCCGGTACCGCAGCAACAGTGCCGGGTGCTCGGGAggaccgatgacgacgacgaatggcgACGGAGGTGGAGGGGAGAGCCCGTCCGCCGGCGGAGATAGTCCACCCGCAGCATTCTGCTTCAATCAAGCACCACTCTCGCTGTTCGTCCCGTGAGTCTCGTCCCGCCGCGCAGCTTCCTGCGTTTCTGAGGGCGTCCTAATTTAAGAAcgcgtttttctctctctctctctcgctcgctcgtttaATGTAAACACTCGCTCTCTCAGTGGGGGCCGGCCGGGACTGGCGATGACTGCGGAACGGCGCAGGCATTCCTTCGGCACGCCGATGCACCGCCAGCTGGGACCAGCGGAAAACAATGGCCGCGGTGTGatgatgttgaaaaatgaaacctcCATCGATGAGGTAAGTGGACTGCGCAAGTGCGCGCGCCGCGCCATGAGTAACACGAGCCCCCGCGGGCCACGTTGGCTCCAGAGTCACCGCCGGAAGAACCGCCCCGGCTGGGGGTTGTTGCATCCACAACACACGGTGACGTTTGTTTGTATCTTCCTGCCTTCCTAAGGTCCCCAACTCGCCCGCCCCGAGAGCCCCCGTGGCGGGCAGCAGCGCCAACGGCAACGCTGCCGATCCCGGTAAGTACCGCTCACGGCACAGGTGGCCACTACTTCCTGGGGTCATCGGGCGGCCCTAAATCGGCAATGGACACCAATCGGGCATCGGACATTTGTGATGACCGCTTCCGcaccctttctctctctctggcacgTCTCGCGCATCTCGCATTCAGCGCAACGTTCCTTCCGTGTGTCGGGCTTCGGTTTCTTTATTTTGATCACGTCCTCCAGCCCGTGGTCtgtggccccgggcccgggggtcCCCTCGTGGTGCCAACAAACgaccggaaaacaaacacattaaaagagacgctcgcgcgcgctcttcATCGCCACCCCTTCGTCGGCTTCCTTCCGCTCACGCAAGGATGAGACAACGACACacagcgcgcgcgatcgtgatgatgatcgtgcgcggcggcggcggttggcgACATTTTGGACCCATCCCGTGGTGAGAGAGCACTCGcactctctccctgtctctctctgtctctctcacaaACACTATTTTGAGTTGCGTTATTCACCGCGGCACAGCCTGGAGATGGCGACTTGGCGCTGGACAAATCGCGCCGCCAGTTCGGGCGTGTGGTTCGGTGCCGCGAGTCCACATTTCGGTGCCGCCACTCCACTCAAACCTCGCTCTACTCCCCCCGCAGGATCGACGCTGGCCGCCATGGATGTGCTGTTCGTGACGGCGCGCCACAGCGAGCACGGAATGCTGTGGGTCAACCATCTGAAGGTGTGCTTCGACAAGATCACCAAACAGCGCGGCCGCCTTCCGTTCAAGTGAGTACCACCCACACCGGCCCCTCCCATCACCCCCCGCACTCATCCTCACACCGACGCGCAGATTTCTGCACATCAAGCTGGACGAGGACGCGACCCAGCAACCGGCCCACGTCGTGCAGCAGTGCGAATCGACGAAGCTGCagatcgtgatcgtgtgccCGGCCTTCATGGGTCTCTCGACGCCACTGCTGCACGCGAAGCTGAGTGCGATCCTCAATCCGTGCCGTGTCCTCGGGATGCTGCTCGATGTGGCCGAGCACGAGGCGATCGAGTTCGCCAAGGCGGCACTCCCGGGTTACGGCAAGTGGCGCACGTGCTCGGTGCGCGACAAGGACACGGCGTGCGTCAGCGAGCTGCTCGGGATGGCCACGGACATCCTGGGGAAAGCGTTGCGCCAGCAGACGGTCCTGCACCGGACGCCGTCCACCGACCAGCCCCGGACACCGACTTCACCCACCAGGCCCAGCgggacggcggcgacggggacgacgacaGCGGGCCACCGTTCCCACGAGTCGTTCGTGCTGTTCCCACGCAAGGTGAAGGTGGGCCAGAGCAAAATACTCGCGATCCTGCACGAACCGCTCAGCAAGGAGGACTGGATAAAGATCAAGGTGGAGAAGGCGGACCGAACGATCGAGATAACGAACATCAAGCGCCGCAATCCCTACACCATCCAGTTCAACGTGCCAGGTAGGGCCAGGTAGCACCGggctttccctttttgtttgaCACCTTCGCGGCCCGAAGACCCGTGAAGAGGGCCGGAAGTGCCAGCTGGCGGAGTGATCGGAGATTAACGGAGTTTCGGGGTATTTTTTTGCCCCATTTCGCAGAAATCTGTATGGAGATATCGATGATGATCAAGATCCGGCTGGAGAAGAACAACGTCGAGATCGGGTGCCGGCCGCTCAAGTGCGAGAGCCAGATGCGCGAGCTCGAGCAGATCCTGTCGTCGAAGGACGCACCGATGGAGCTGATCTGCCAGTCGCTCGGCCTCTCGACCAACGACCGCGAGAAGCTGGACACGCTGCTCCTGAAGGCGTTCCTGAGAAACGTGCCGCCGAACTACAATCTGCTCAACTTCGGGTCGGGTGCTGGCGATGCAGGGCTCGGTTCTCACCGTGACATCTGTAAGTTGGGGCACAGCGCCGGTGTTAGGGTTACTGATtcgtttgttccgttgcaGACCCCGAAGAGTACCCGACGTTGCTCCATTTCGCCGCCAAGTGGGGCCTGGAGCGGCTCTGTATGCAGCTGATCGAGTCACCGGGCGGAGAGATCGCGTGCGAGATGCGCAACATCAGTGGCCGAACGCCGTCGGATGTGGCGGAAGCGGCCGGTCACTTCAAGATCGCCAGTTCGCTCAAGAACTTCTCGGTAGGTGGTTCTCATGTGGCCCAACGCCAGTAATTCTAACGCCATTTTTGTCTCGGCCCCCTTCGCGCAGCAAATGAATGAGTTCACCACGATGTACCACTACTTCAAGGGTGTCAGTGGTGCGTGCCCGGATCAGGTCATGATTCAACCGAAGCAACTCCACCACCAGAGACcaccgacggtgacggcgacgacaaacggaagcaccgttccgccggcggcggcaggtgCGGTCATCCgtgcggaaaacaaaaccgacgcGGAGAAGATTCTGTCGCACGTGCACGCGCTCAAGCACGCGGAGGGTTACATCGACATGACCGCCTGCGCCAACGGCGATCAGGTGGACGGCGCTGGAATTGCCGTCGCCAACATGAACTATCTGACCGAGGTGGCACTACTGGCACCGTCGGTAGCGCCCCCGCCGGAAGAGAAGGACGTGTGTGGCGAGAATGAGCACAACTTTGATTTCGACGACGGGAAGCGGGAtattggcggcggcggagggtGCAACGGATCGCTCCGGTCGGCTGGGTCGGCGTCGGAGCGCAGCAAGTACGATATCTTTAGCAACGAGTGCTCGAATCTGCTCGAGAGCTGCGATGGCGGCAGCTCGAGCACGGAGCACGAGTACCTGTACCAGCCGTCGAACGCTCCGTTCACCCCGACGAAACCGTCACCAACGCCTCCGGAGCCGCCGATCGGGGACTACATGATTCAACCCTCGAACATACCGGTGCACGCGTACTGCAACGTGGAGGTTGGCGTACCGGGTGACGGGGAGGCCGCAACGAGTGGCGAAGAGCAACCGTCACACGTGCGGCTGAGCTTCCGCAAGGAGGAACCACCGTCGGAGGACACGtacgggacgacgacggccgggtGCCCGCGACGCAAGGACAGTGGCCCCGGCGGCGAACGGACCGtcgacgacgagctgctggAGATCATCTCCGACTTCAAGAACAACGTGTTCTCGATCCAGGAGGTGGAGCAGCTGGTCACGCTGTGGAAGAACCGGAATGACGTGCAGCAGAGCTTCCGGGAGAAGCAGGACCAACTGCAGCGGATGCGGGAACACTACGAGCAGATCCAGCGGGAGCTGAAGGACAAGCTGAAACGGCCGACCCCGTTCGAGCGCATGAAGAGTTTCTTCTCTCGCTCCAAGCCGCCCTCggtttcgtcgtcggcggcgaaaTCAACGAAATCGCGTGCTCCCGATAGTGGTGGCCCATCCGCTGGTGTGGTCCCGGGAACGGGGGAGGTCCTGTGTGACGAGATAAAGTTTTCCATGTGCTCGTCGGCCGGTGCTGCGGGACAGAGCGTTCGGCCGAACAGCCTATCGCTGAGCGTCAACAGTGTGGCGAGCGATGCCTCCGAAACGGTCAGCGTGAGCGGAAGCAGCACCCGaagtggtggccgccggccaccggcccatCCGAGCACCCCGGAGTCCTCGTGCGATGGGCGACGCCTGTCGCACAGCAAATCGTGGCCCAAGGGAGCGGACCACGACCAGAACTACATGAtaccaccgtcaccgcggcCGGTCAGCGAAGAGCTCAGTGTTCGATCCGGGAACGGGCGACCCGGGAGCACCGCACTGAACCGgtgcagcaacagt encodes the following:
- the LOC131211915 gene encoding V-type proton ATPase 116 kDa subunit a 1-like — translated: MGAMFRSEEMSMVQLLIQPEAAYQSVAEMGELGIAQFRDLNADINMFQRKYTTEIRRCEEMDRKIGYIRREITKDSVTIPDMPEDIPRTPNSREIIDLEAQLEKTENEIVELSENNSALLQNFMELTELKHVLEKTQVFFSDRSNVQNLEATGGEAANDGKPLGFVAGVISRERIIGFERMLWRVSRGNIFLRQAVLEEALVDPKSGETVNKIVFVAFFQGEQLKSRVKKVCTGYHAALYPCPSESSEREEMLRGVRTRIEDLKMVLGQTQDQRQRVLLNVAKEVPTWEIIVKKVKAIYHTLNMFNVDMSKKCLFGEAWVPTDSLQDVKAALVAGSSSVGSTVPSFLNIIETNEDPPTYNKTNKFTRGFQNLIESYGIATYREANPALYTIITFPFLFAIMFGDLGHGLILFMLGMWMVLWEKTLDKNKEEIWQLFFGGRYIILLMGIFSMYTGFVYNDLFSKGMNIFGSSWSINYNTSTVMENKELQLNPTDDYSETVYWYGLDPLWMLATNKIIFLNSFKMKLSIIFGVVHMIFGVCMSLVNHNKFRRRENILLEFIPQILFLVVLFAYMCFMMFFKWIMYTAVTDEDHLKPGCAPSVLIMFINMMLFKSQEPLETCKEYMFDGQDTLQVILIVLGVICIPWLLLAKPFFIMVQRKRKSAVNHVAEANHQQQQASSSNHHDDEPMSEIFIHQAIHTIEYILSTISHTASYLRLWALSLAHAQLSEVLYNMVFTIGLSNDSYVGAILIWLVFWPWSVLTIGILVGMEGLSAFLHTLRLHWVEFMSKFYEGLGYAFQPFSFKALLEEEEVE
- the LOC131210320 gene encoding methylthioribose-1-phosphate isomerase, with the translated sequence MTLEAIKYKGGQLQILDQLLLPGESKYIPVSGVKDGWSAIHRMQVRGAPAIAIVGCLSLVVEIYGKQYDSKADLRKELCEQLQYLVTSRPTAVNLKLASDDLHTLADSLLSDETVPVETMKRRIIETVELMLEKDIEDNRAIGDNGAAVLLKGIDRPLKLLTHCNTGSLATAGYGTALGVIRSVRERGLLEHVYCTETRPYNQGARLTAYELVHDQLPATLVTDSMVAALLHTRKIDAVIVGADRVAANGDTANKIGTYQIAVVAKHHQVPFYVAAPFTSIDFAIDDGSRITIEERPENELTHIAGQRIAAPGIGCWNPAFDVTPAELITGIVTERGVFRPSELAKRTSQQ
- the LOC131207063 gene encoding uncharacterized protein LOC131207063: MEPLPLCSDNPNYFNDDCAASGGVVSGAASSAGPEKKHRFYHLKRLVTYSKLKRSATTIDGHSGTGGGSEYGSPSRTSSLFRYRSNSAGCSGGPMTTTNGDGGGGESPSAGGDSPPAAFCFNQAPLSLFVPGGRPGLAMTAERRRHSFGTPMHRQLGPAENNGRGVMMLKNETSIDEVPNSPAPRAPVAGSSANGNAADPGSTLAAMDVLFVTARHSEHGMLWVNHLKVCFDKITKQRGRLPFKFLHIKLDEDATQQPAHVVQQCESTKLQIVIVCPAFMGLSTPLLHAKLSAILNPCRVLGMLLDVAEHEAIEFAKAALPGYGKWRTCSVRDKDTACVSELLGMATDILGKALRQQTVLHRTPSTDQPRTPTSPTRPSGTAATGTTTAGHRSHESFVLFPRKVKVGQSKILAILHEPLSKEDWIKIKVEKADRTIEITNIKRRNPYTIQFNVPEICMEISMMIKIRLEKNNVEIGCRPLKCESQMRELEQILSSKDAPMELICQSLGLSTNDREKLDTLLLKAFLRNVPPNYNLLNFGSGAGDAGLGSHRDIYPEEYPTLLHFAAKWGLERLCMQLIESPGGEIACEMRNISGRTPSDVAEAAGHFKIASSLKNFSQMNEFTTMYHYFKGVSGACPDQVMIQPKQLHHQRPPTVTATTNGSTVPPAAAGAVIRAENKTDAEKILSHVHALKHAEGYIDMTACANGDQVDGAGIAVANMNYLTEVALLAPSVAPPPEEKDVCGENEHNFDFDDGKRDIGGGGGCNGSLRSAGSASERSKYDIFSNECSNLLESCDGGSSSTEHEYLYQPSNAPFTPTKPSPTPPEPPIGDYMIQPSNIPVHAYCNVEVGVPGDGEAATSGEEQPSHVRLSFRKEEPPSEDTYGTTTAGCPRRKDSGPGGERTVDDELLEIISDFKNNVFSIQEVEQLVTLWKNRNDVQQSFREKQDQLQRMREHYEQIQRELKDKLKRPTPFERMKSFFSRSKPPSVSSSAAKSTKSRAPDSGGPSAGVVPGTGEVLCDEIKFSMCSSAGAAGQSVRPNSLSLSVNSVASDASETVSVSGSSTRSGGRRPPAHPSTPESSCDGRRLSHSKSWPKGADHDQNYMIPPSPRPVSEELSVRSGNGRPGSTALNRCSNSSNSSCSSGATSSSSSGRDSYPSHATGNESHYIMYPSNLPVFSGADYMNVPAAAGRDGTAADDGDGGRVTCAARPRLGRSPSDSGTSHLITFQSILECNESADPAAGE